TCGAAGGCTTTCAAGACTACGCCCATCCCTCCCGCGCCGATGACCCCCACAATCTCATACGTTCCCAGGCGGCCCAGCATCCGCTCATCATCCGAGGGGGCCAGCAGGTTCATGACGGAACTGTGAGAGAATGATGCTTCATTTACTCTAACCGCATCCAGAGCAGAATCCTTCCCACCCGGATATTCCAGCGTGAGCGTCTCGTCCTGAAGCGAATCCCGGAGTGACACCCAGATATCGTCGCTGGCTGCGCCCGCTTCCAGTTGCTGGCGGCAATCGCTGCATTCATCCAGATGGAGTTCAAAATCAGCCTGTTCCCCTGCGCTCATTTTCTGCTGCAGGAACAGTTCGATCGATTCGGGATGACATGTCGTTGATTTGTTTTTCATTCTGTTATCTCCTGACAACTGATACACACAGCCCTCTCGCTTCTAACAGGTGTGTGTTACATTTCCCGTTCATACTCCGCCGCCTTCTCCTGGATTCTGCGCACCACGCGACTGCGGGCAGCATAAATGGCACCTCGATTTTTGCCATACTCTTGCGCGACAACTTCGATCTCGCGTCCCTCAACTGCGGTCAACCAGAACAGATTCCAGGTATCCTCATGAAATTCCTGACGCACGTGCCGGGCAGCCCAGCGAAAGACTTCCCGCCGATACTCTAACCGCAACAGGCTCGAATCGGGTCCGTTATGCGAAGCGTGTTCATTCAGTAATGCCTGCAATTCCGATTTGCCTGAACCCCGATCAGGCTTGCCGCGCATCAGCGCATTGAGAATGGCGTTATGCGCCACACGATGCAGCCACGTGCGGAATTTTGCCCGCTCTGGATCATGGGGACGCTGCTCGACCGCTTTGGAAATGGCTACCAGAACCAGTTGCGCCACATCATCGGCATCCGCTTCCTGCATTCCTTTTTGACGCGCCATTCTCAAAATCACCGGCCGATAGATTTCCACGAACTCATGCCACGCCGCCTGATCCGCAGGATCGCGGACGCGAATCAGCAAACTGGCTCGTGTATCAGGAGTTGCGTTCATAATTGTGTACTTTCTTTATCCTGTTATACACAGTACGATCCCGCATCTGACAGCCAAATCAGTATTCTTCAGAATTCTTTCGAAAGTCAACTTAAGTGGTGTCACGTCGCCAGGTTTCGGGAGCCAGTGCAGAATTCCAGTCTGATTCAACGACAAACTTAAGAAACGCTCGATATATCTGATACCGGAGAAATCCATTGCCCAATCATATAACCGGCGATACTAGCCAGTAAACCGGTCAGTTCCGGAGGAACGACTGTCAGAGCCGTCGCCAGTGTCCCGGTAGGAAGTGATTCTGCAGAAAGCAGCGAGACTGCGACCTGCTGGCACATCCAGAACAGATAGCCCAGCGCCTGCACCACGCTGGAAACCAGTTCGGTTTTACACCCGTATTTCTGCGCGAACAGATCCCCCACCGTCAATAGTTACATCTCCCACACA
The sequence above is a segment of the Gimesia algae genome. Coding sequences within it:
- a CDS encoding RNA polymerase sigma factor codes for the protein MNATPDTRASLLIRVRDPADQAAWHEFVEIYRPVILRMARQKGMQEADADDVAQLVLVAISKAVEQRPHDPERAKFRTWLHRVAHNAILNALMRGKPDRGSGKSELQALLNEHASHNGPDSSLLRLEYRREVFRWAARHVRQEFHEDTWNLFWLTAVEGREIEVVAQEYGKNRGAIYAARSRVVRRIQEKAAEYEREM